The DNA region GAGATAACAACTATGGACGTCTACCAAGCCGAGCCGTGGCTTCTTCCTCACGTAAGCAATCGTCTTTTCAAGAAGAAGGAATGGTACTACTTTGTTCCAAAATTTCGTGACAAGAGATCAAGCCGGAGTGTACCACGAAGAGGAGGAAGCAAAGCTGGCTTTTGGAGAAGCGGCGTCAGGAAAGAAGATATCAAGGACGGAAATAAAATCATTGGTTACAAGACGCCTCTTACGTACCACACCATAGTGaatggagaaaagaagaagaccgATTGGCGCATGACCGAGTATTCTCTTCACGGAGTTGGCAAGGGCTTCCAAGATTGGGCCTTGTGTATGATCCGAGACAAGACAAAGACGAAAGTGGACAAACGCATTAACCATGTTCCTCAAACTCAGACTCAGCCTCGGCCTCATTCGCAATATCAACTTCAGCCTCAGCCTCAGGTGGCGGCGGAGAACACCAACAACATCCTACCGAACCAATTAGTGCATAAAGAGGCTGATTTTACCGGGTTTGCTGAGGAGCTTGAGACGATGATGCTAGAGGGACAAGAAGATCGTGAAGCTACTGAACaacagcaagaagaagagataccGCAGATccacgacaacaacaacaacaacgtcaTGATGTGGAATCAACAAGTGCAAAAAGAAGCTGATTTAACCAGTTTTGCTGATGAACTTGAGACGATAATGCTAGAGGGACAAGAAGATCGTGACATTActgaacaacaacaagaagaagagataccGATGATTCCTCTGGGGCAGATCCACGANATTGGCGCATGACCGAGTATTCTCTTCACGGAGTTGGCAAGGGCTTCCAAGATTGGGCCTTGTGTATGATCCGAGACAAGACAAAGACGAAAGTGGACAAACGCATTAACCATGTTCCTCAAACTCAGACTCAGCCTCGGCCTCATTCGCAATATCAACTTCAGCCTCAGCCTCAGGTGGCGGCGGAGAACACCAACAACATCCTACCGAACCAATTAGTGCATAAAGAGGCTGATTTTACCGGGTTTGCTGAGGAGCTTGAGACGATGATGCTAGAGGGACAAGAAGATCGTGAAGCTACTGAGCaacagcaagaagaagagataccGCAGATccacgacaacaacaacaacaacaacaacaacgtcaTGATGTGGAATCAACAAGTGCAAAAANNNNNNNNNNNNNNNNNNNNNNNNNNNNNNNNNNNNNNNNNNNNNNNNNNNNNNNNNNNNCCACGAAACTTTTAAATCGAAGTCTGtgtcttctatatatataccgGTTTCCCGCAGATTCTCACGTAAACTATCTTCACaaaatcaataaccaataaagaAAAGTGATAAAAAGAAGATTGCAATTACAACTTATACAAAATGATGCTGACCAATATATACCAATAATCACATAATTGATAAAAGGGAGAGTGACGACTCGTTTGATCGCAAAGAATATAAAACGTACAGACTTAGATGATCAATTGCAAGAAGAAatgatttcatatatatagatcatgGAAGAGATAGGGACGAAAGTGAGAGAAATATTAGGATTTAGGAACTTGATTTAGTtttatgagaaacaaaaaatgttgtgAATCTGCAACGTATTATTTTGATGAGAAAGGAGAACGATGCAGTTATATGTAAATTAGTTGAAACACATATTGATGtgtaactttttgttttcttttttaccacGATCTCacttttacattttaaaaataataattaatttcacactgtaattatgtttttttttgtttatttatgtgatattgatttctgttttttttttctttccacgatctgttttttgttttatctttttttttattattataaatttttaaaaaataatttgtttttactgatttgtcaaaattttattggtGTAGTGACTTTTgctttataaaataaatgattgatCGAGCAACTAGGAGTTGGTAAAGTATTTGGCACAAACCAGATGAGATACAAATATAATGATGTGATCCATGTCGAGGGGCGGATCTAGGGTATGATGGGATGGGGCACGTGCCCATGCtactttggtttggttggttaaaGTGTGTCCCATGTAGAATGTTAGGTGCATAGTTCGATGCCCTTCTTCTCaacaaattaattgattttttttttgtttttggttttattttgtttgctacTTGTCCATTTTAGTATCTTTattacatgtttttatttttcattatgattGGTGCAATTTTGCTCATTCTATTTTATTCTCTCTCAAATAAATTAGTTTCATTCAATTCTATTTTAATTCTTGTAATTCTATTTTAacttcagaaaaaaaatcatcataataaactctaaaaattacatttaaataaagaaattattattaaaatgagTAACTTGTTAAGCATTTTAACATCTCTTTTGTAGTATTTTCATatagaatttaaatttatgtgatattttagaaatgtaaattGGAAACATACTTTGTACAAATACATTGCATGTTTAATGTGATTTGTAACTATGcaaataaactattttatataatatacgtaatagagtatatttagaaaccaaaataaattttttgataaatacataaactaatattatatagaaaagaaaaatgatattttcGAAATTTTAATGCTtccaattatattaaaatagagagaggagagtttttttagaaagactatgagtgggaaaaaacactaaaaaccctagttttctcTCTGGCCGCCTCTTTCAACTAAAGCCTTCGTTAAGCCTTTGACCGGCGCGTGGTGACTCACATAGCACCGGCGTCGGTCACcttctttgttaaatttcatagtttctagtttttgtctttattttctACGGTTGAGGAAGTGTGGAGATTTTGGCATGTGAAACTGAAGATTTTGAGATCGAGAGCTAGTGAGATATTGTCCTTGTTTCCAGATTCTTCGGATCTGTGGGTTGTTGGTGAGCTCGGGTCGTCGTTGCTGTTTGCTTTTCACGGAGTGGAGGCTCAGATCTCGCTGGTTCACTTTGGTTGAGAATACGCAACAGTGGAGATCCTTGTTTCCTCCTGCGACggctcttctttcttccttcatcGACAAATCTATGCATCATTGGATCTCCGACTCTTCTTTATCTTGGTATTTCGTTtgcctctcctctctctcttcttgtgTCCCCTGTTTGCTATGATCAGATTGTAATTGTTTTAGATCTGGTATCATTAGAGCTCAGGTTTAGTAGCCTCCCTTGTTTGGAATGTAGTCTCCCTCGTTTAGGCTAAGTTTCTCTTCCTCAACTATTTCTCTTTGTTAGTTGGGGGTTGAGCTTTGGTTATGCTTGGATTAGTTCATCTAGTATTAAGCTTCGtttaagctcttttttttttttgacaacccGTTTAAGCTTAATTACTTGGTCGTTGTGGCGTTGAAAGGTTCAAGTGGGTCTCGATTACCTTACGGTTAAATCCCAGGAGACCCTTGACAAAACACTTATAGAGAAAGATGCATCTTATGCGGAGAAAACCAAGTTCCATTCTCTTGTTATGGCCATTAGTGTTGAAACCCGTTATCATTTGTTGGTATGCCGGAAGTCCTTATGGTTTTCGAGAGATAAATCAGTCTCAAGACaagatgtttttggtttaaacattgTATGTGTAAAATCCTTTACTTTTCTAGTTGTAGGTTATTGATAGATCTTTATGTCTCTGTAATTTCATTCTCGTCTTTTATCTTGTGATTTGTAATCTTTCTGAATCCTATTATCAATCAATATAAtctttttagtgaaaaaaagagagaggggagTTTAGAAAATGGtgttttcagattttatttttgatatttattaatatatttaaaagttatttttatttaacatttattatatacattcaaaatgattaattatatgtaatatgtGCTTCATGCTGATTAAGtttctggatccgccactgaATGTTGAGGATATACATAAGAGAAGGAATACTAAATATGCATATGGTGttgtattttattatgtaaCTTGGGTGAAGGAGAAATAGTAGATTTTCAGGAATCGCCAGGGTAAAATATCTTCGGCGAGATGTAGGGTTTCCTGGAAGTCTGAACTCGttaagtttttgtgttttttttgttatgtttatgcATCTCCTCTTATTAATTACGTACGAGCGATAATATATAGCATCAACCTTGAGTACCCTATTAACATTATTAACATcaatcatatatgatatatgttgCCACCAGGGAAATGTGACAAACAAGACTTGTTCTATAATCCCTCATCCCAAGAGAGAGGAACATTTATTGACTGtactttatgaaaataaattttaatctatactaataaaaagtagaagctataagcttgtttttaaatattataatatattttttgaaactttttaaagttttaatttgattaaataaaaaactggatcaaagcgaatatacttttaaactggatcaagctttcctgctcattcgttgttggaaacatattaatcttatttatactggttttgaatcattgtctaaaaattttctagccgatgtgggatattgtacatagttattttattttcataaatttaaaaatttttttttctaaaaaattctggaaatttaaaaaatgttaattagtgaagtgGATAATCcctattggtggtttaaaatcctaggtggacgcctttaggagcttatagcttctattttttattagtatagattgaaattttctaaaaggttcaaaatttatatttcaaaaccttataaaagtttaaaatattataagtatttatgtaaaacagaaattatcttatttatctacgtttgtgctttttatttcttatgagctgtaaaacatatttttgtgtatgattttatagatgagttgatattctttcattaatttttttattttttatcttattttttatttttatgagaaaaaaatgattttgttcttggagt from Camelina sativa cultivar DH55 chromosome 3, Cs, whole genome shotgun sequence includes:
- the LOC104778544 gene encoding NAC domain-containing protein 6-like, which codes for MGKPYHHLVGSRFVPNDLGLVRYLLRNMVERKQSSVEITTMDVYQAEPWLLPHVSNRLFKKKEWYYFVPKFRDKRSSRSVPRRGGSKAGFWRSGVRKEDIKDGNKIIGYKTPLTYHTIVNGEKKKTDWRMTEYSLHGVGKGFQDWALCMIRDKTKTKVDKRINHVPQTQTQPRPHSQYQLQPQPQVAAENTNNILPNQLVHKEADFTGFAEELETMMLEGQEDREATEQQQEEEIPQIHDNNNNNVMMWNQQVQKEADLTSFADELETIMLEGQEDRDITEQQQEEEIPMIPLGQIHXIGA